tgtgcttttcatgaccatcatgttaagtgcattaagtatagtggtatccagcgtatatttgaaaaaccaacatttgtatacaagctgtacgaatatcatgacattcactttggtagtcgccttcttaatgttagtctgtacggaatacacggatcggattcttgttggcctggcacctgtttagtaactggatgaacgctttttacgcctggtatgcatggataatactcgactcttctatagtttaaccgctactgctgggactgtatattatgtacttacggtagtactatcaagcctcttcttccaaatagatttcatggaaaacctaaaattcgcatgtttgattgacatttagccgctaatatacaatcatccaagatatatttatctatcgcaggttcggtctaatgtcccgttatactatatagatcacatggcttctggtactttgagatcatgctaacggcgagaagggaagtgtgtttcaaagaaaagggatgtttagccgggaagttagcgtctaaaatatataaccgatagtctcaacttagatgcacagatggacataattaatccttgtacggtttgtacctacttgactcctcagtttaagttaaggagtcctttgtttacagcttgtaccgttactttcaggagcataccgttaaattcgatgatcttatgtgttcactcaaatcgaataaacaaagacattatagttcctagaatactgaagatgactccggttatgagatacagacaaccaagttctttatgattgcagtacaccaccacccccacagactgcttaagacagctaaaagtgttggatttcaatatcctactacattaagattattccacatcggttatgttctaggcgtaatatatggattcttgttctcactcatcttaacagcgagagaaaactactactcagatgctagtctaatcagtagcatcgtacttggagttatcatctctgagacaggattatttatcagctttttctggggagtatatactacgagttggactactggtttagatcttgaaggtctttgtttaccggatccaagttctcttgtgcttttcatgaccatcatgttaagtgcattagcagagcatagttaagatgataactattgtggatatagaaccaattgaacaccatgtattaatataacaaagataatcagggtaatctggtatccttcttggcataacgttgtgtagttt
This DNA window, taken from Besnoitia besnoiti strain Bb-Ger1 chromosome Unknown contig00112, whole genome shotgun sequence, encodes the following:
- a CDS encoding uncharacterized protein (encoded by transcript BESB_018860); its protein translation is MIAVHHHPHRLLKTAKSVGFQYPTTLRLFHIGYVLGVIYGFLFSLILTARENYYSDASLISSIVLGVIISETGLFISFFWGVYTTSWTTGLDLEGLCLPDPSSLVLFMTIMLSALAEHS